In Porites lutea chromosome 9, jaPorLute2.1, whole genome shotgun sequence, a single window of DNA contains:
- the LOC140948040 gene encoding plasminogen-like: MALLFLVFFYLILGNISSGNTFCGVGLQNRKGDRQSVQSIFRRIVGGTESKKGSWPWQVALLFNETQFWRGSLISPFWVVSAGHCFHVVLGEHHLVDKEAFEQSRWVSEIYLRPKYKSMFLEGIFDTPPDYDVALVRLSEPAVYDEFVSPICLLRPGVRFRWGKECFVTGWGHTQWNSTQPDILREAKVRLVPTSICNHAKSYHGNIHSRALCAGYAKGGVDACQYDSGGPLACQYQGRFYLTGVVSWGHECARPHKYGVYASMFELTKWVEKVLETESNIEI, from the exons ATGGCGCTACTTTTCCTCGTTTTCTTTTATCTCATCTTAGGGAATATTTCATCCG GTAACACATTTTGTGGAGTAGGATTGCAGAATAGGAAGGGAGATAGGCAAAGCGTACAATCCATTTTTCGCCGAATTGTTGGCGGCACTGAAAGTAAAAAGGGATCTTGGCCATGGCAGGTCGCTTTACTTTTTAATGAAACACAGTTCTGGAGAGGATCGCTTATCTCTCCTTTCTGGGTTGTTTCTGCGGGTCATTGTTTTCATG TGGTCTTAGGCGAGCATCATCTGGTCGACAAAGAAGCGTTTGAGCAGAGCAGATGGGTATCAGAAATTTATCTCCGTCCAAAATACAAGTCCATGTTCCTTGAGGGAATATTTGATACTCCACCAGACTATGACGTAG CCCTAGTCCGTCTATCTGAGCCCGCAGTCTATGACGAGTTTGTGTCTCCAATTTGCCTTCTTCGACCTGGGGTAAGGTTCCGTTGGGGAAAGGAGTGTTTCGTCACTGGCTGGGGTCACACCCAGTGGAATAGCACTCAACCGGACATTTTGAGAGAAGCCAAAGTACGTCTGGTTCCGACAAGCATTTGCAATCATGCCAAGTCCTATCATGGAAACATTCATTCCAGAGCTCTGTGTGCAGGATACGCGAAGGGAGGCGTTGACGCATGTCAATACGATAGTGGAGGGCCACTGGCGTGCCAGTACCAAGGGCGGTTTTATCTAACCGGCGTGGTATCTTGGGGCCACGAATGCGCAAGGCCACACAAATATGGTGTCTATGCTAGTATGTTTGAGCTCACAAAGTGGGTAGAAAAAGTGCTGGAAACAGAGAGCAATATAGAGATTTAG